The Agarilytica rhodophyticola genome has a window encoding:
- a CDS encoding NarK family nitrate/nitrite MFS transporter, with protein MSSSKLNVLDFSQANIRTLHLTWFAFFLTFVVWFAHAPLKPLMVEAFNMTNAQWKALLILNVALTIPARIVIGILVDKFGPRLVFSNLLIISGLLCITFSLAKTYEQLALLRFLMGFVGAGFVIGIRMVGEWFPARQVGLAEGIYGGWGNFGSAAAAFILPTVALAIFGGDNGWRYAIASTGVISIAYGIFFYLRARNTPKGSTYFKPKKSGGLEVTSKKDFYLYLAMNIPMYVILAVLAWKLSPAGVKLMSQTATYACYSVLVALFGIQFTQIYKVNKDMLANGVEENQKYKFKQVAVLGWAYFVTFGSELAVVSMLPAFFLETFDELTLAQAGMLGAAFAFMNLLARPGGGYISDKFGRRRSLSIFIGGLTIGYFIMSQVGGSWPVPLAVIAIMFCSFFVQAGEGAVFAIVPLVKRRLTGQIAGMTGAYGNVGAVTFLTAYSFVDASTFFMIIGACAAVVLGIAQFLEEPEGHMVEVTEDGLVQQIEVS; from the coding sequence ATGAGTTCATCAAAATTAAATGTGCTTGATTTTTCCCAAGCCAATATCCGCACCCTACATTTAACCTGGTTTGCTTTCTTTCTTACTTTCGTCGTTTGGTTTGCACATGCTCCATTAAAGCCACTTATGGTAGAAGCATTTAATATGACTAACGCTCAATGGAAAGCTTTATTAATATTAAATGTCGCATTAACAATTCCTGCGCGAATAGTCATCGGTATTTTAGTTGATAAATTTGGACCACGATTGGTGTTTAGCAATTTATTAATTATTTCCGGGCTTTTGTGTATCACATTTTCTTTAGCAAAAACCTATGAACAGCTTGCTTTGTTGCGCTTTTTAATGGGCTTTGTAGGAGCGGGCTTTGTTATTGGAATCCGAATGGTTGGCGAATGGTTTCCCGCACGGCAAGTAGGTTTAGCTGAAGGCATCTACGGAGGCTGGGGTAACTTCGGTTCTGCTGCTGCCGCTTTTATATTACCTACTGTAGCTTTGGCAATATTTGGCGGTGACAACGGTTGGCGTTATGCCATTGCTTCTACAGGCGTCATATCCATCGCCTATGGAATATTTTTCTACTTACGCGCACGCAACACTCCCAAAGGCTCTACTTATTTTAAACCTAAAAAGTCAGGTGGTTTAGAAGTTACCAGCAAAAAAGATTTTTATCTTTATCTGGCAATGAATATTCCAATGTACGTTATTCTTGCTGTACTTGCTTGGAAACTTTCCCCGGCTGGCGTTAAGCTGATGAGTCAAACTGCAACTTATGCTTGTTACAGTGTGTTGGTAGCTTTATTTGGAATTCAATTTACTCAGATATACAAAGTCAATAAAGACATGCTTGCAAATGGTGTTGAAGAAAATCAAAAATATAAATTCAAACAAGTAGCCGTTTTAGGTTGGGCATATTTCGTTACCTTTGGCTCTGAATTAGCAGTTGTGTCTATGTTGCCAGCATTCTTTCTCGAAACCTTTGATGAATTAACACTGGCGCAAGCAGGTATGCTAGGCGCAGCCTTCGCCTTTATGAATTTACTGGCGCGCCCTGGTGGTGGTTATATCAGCGATAAGTTTGGTCGCAGACGATCACTTTCCATCTTTATCGGAGGGCTGACAATTGGCTATTTTATTATGTCTCAAGTAGGCGGCTCCTGGCCCGTACCTCTGGCGGTTATTGCGATTATGTTCTGCTCCTTCTTCGTCCAAGCAGGTGAAGGTGCTGTGTTTGCGATAGTCCCATTAGTAAAACGCCGCTTAACTGGACAAATAGCTGGCATGACAGGCGCTTATGGTAACGTCGGCGCGGTGACATTCTTAACCGCTTACAGCTTTGTCGATGCCAGCACATTTTTTATGATTATCGGCGCCTGTGCTGCGGTAGTGCTTGGTATTGCGCAATTTTTAGAAGAGCCTGAAGGCCACATGGTTGAAGTAACAGAAGACGGGCTTGTACAACAAATCGAAGTGTCGTAA
- a CDS encoding DUF1461 domain-containing protein, which yields MKYRSQNLYSRFYSGLYGIVGFLFSLSVAWGLMANYDFFYGVWHDVGGIKEGIKKYGPANRYKPGFADTTRQQRLELFHKITVAIHRSGDGLREIYYQSPTSSGKQQLLREPEVIHLQDVANLLNLLLWPVLFVSLLWPFMGYSYYRKSKTLPKISGQLYGLCALLVLVGLILLVFGPETVFNTLHIWIFPSDHPWFFYYQDSLMSTMMLAPVLFAWIAAAWVALAIVIFILLNIVVARACTHYLNRI from the coding sequence ATGAAATACCGCTCTCAAAATTTATATTCACGTTTCTATTCTGGACTCTATGGTATTGTTGGTTTTCTGTTTTCTTTATCTGTCGCTTGGGGTTTGATGGCCAACTATGATTTTTTTTATGGTGTTTGGCATGATGTAGGCGGGATAAAAGAAGGCATCAAAAAATATGGCCCAGCTAACCGTTATAAACCTGGCTTTGCTGACACCACTAGGCAACAGCGCCTAGAACTTTTCCATAAAATCACCGTTGCTATTCATCGTAGCGGTGATGGTTTACGAGAAATTTATTATCAATCGCCTACAAGTTCTGGAAAACAGCAGCTACTGCGTGAGCCTGAAGTTATTCATCTTCAAGATGTGGCCAACTTATTAAACCTATTGTTATGGCCAGTATTATTTGTGTCTCTGTTATGGCCTTTCATGGGATATTCTTATTACCGCAAGTCAAAAACTTTGCCGAAAATAAGTGGCCAATTATATGGCTTGTGCGCTTTGCTTGTTTTGGTTGGGCTGATTTTATTGGTTTTTGGCCCGGAGACAGTGTTTAACACACTGCACATATGGATATTTCCTAGCGATCACCCTTGGTTTTTTTATTATCAAGACTCCCTGATGTCGACCATGATGTTGGCTCCAGTGCTCTTTGCCTGGATTGCTGCCGCTTGGGTTGCGCTCGCCATTGTGATTTTTATTTTACTTAATATTGTTGTAGCTCGGGCCTGTACGCACTATTTGAATAGGATCTAA
- a CDS encoding bifunctional protein-serine/threonine kinase/phosphatase, whose protein sequence is MDHIHSTLDISLAQISDKGIKPENQDTIGARIPEGSALTTKGIAIAIADGVSSSASARQASQSAVTGFLTDYYATPDTWRTQQSAVQVIQSLNRYLWAQSQNNVRDEGYLTTFSCIIFKGDKCFIFHVGDTRVYRYRDNVLEQLTRDHSQKIDKKTTYLSRALGADPVLEIDMLSQEIQPGDQYLLSSDGIHDYISSHRIIEIINENKVPQDIAQTLIDESLNLKSEDNISIQVVTINQLGTPTKGDTVHVLSKLPFAPILEPKQIIDGYCVERIIHESERSQVYLVTDVDSKRRYIMKTPSINYEDDPAYIERFVMESWIGSRIQNAHVVKVVPAKQERRFLYYLTEYIAGPTLAQIIKERAPLDIKDAVELLEGVIKGVRSFHRKDTLHQDLKPDNIVLATNGPVIIDFGSCFVAGLQEMAPPFQRDKVLGTLDYSAPEYRYGGKVNEKSDQFSLAAILYEMLTTQLPYGSKYEKAMDIKAFQRLEYIPARRYNPLVPVWLDMAMEKALTIQPSSRYGSLSEWLLDLKRPNPNWLTAKETPLLEKDPLKVWQIFALLGWGLAIYLLVSGV, encoded by the coding sequence ATGGATCATATTCACTCGACACTAGATATCTCTCTTGCGCAAATTAGTGATAAAGGTATTAAGCCAGAAAATCAGGATACTATAGGGGCAAGAATCCCTGAAGGTTCCGCTCTGACAACCAAAGGCATTGCTATCGCGATCGCTGATGGCGTGAGCAGCAGCGCATCAGCACGTCAGGCAAGCCAATCAGCAGTCACTGGTTTTCTCACCGACTATTACGCAACACCGGATACTTGGCGTACCCAGCAATCGGCAGTTCAAGTTATCCAATCCCTTAATCGTTATTTATGGGCGCAAAGTCAAAATAATGTACGTGATGAAGGCTACCTCACAACCTTCTCCTGCATCATATTTAAAGGTGATAAGTGTTTTATTTTTCACGTAGGTGATACGCGAGTATATCGCTACCGTGATAATGTTTTAGAACAACTGACTCGGGATCACTCGCAAAAAATAGACAAAAAAACTACCTATTTAAGCCGTGCTTTAGGTGCAGATCCTGTGTTAGAAATTGATATGTTGAGCCAAGAAATTCAGCCCGGCGATCAATATCTTTTATCCAGCGATGGCATACATGATTACATTAGTAGTCACCGCATAATAGAAATTATAAATGAAAACAAAGTACCACAAGATATTGCACAAACACTGATTGATGAATCACTGAATTTAAAATCAGAAGATAATATAAGTATTCAAGTTGTCACGATCAATCAACTAGGCACTCCCACCAAAGGTGACACTGTGCATGTTCTATCAAAACTACCTTTCGCCCCAATACTTGAGCCAAAACAAATAATCGATGGTTATTGTGTCGAAAGAATTATTCACGAGTCAGAACGAAGCCAAGTCTATTTAGTAACAGACGTAGATAGCAAGCGTCGTTACATTATGAAAACACCGTCAATCAATTATGAAGATGACCCAGCATATATTGAAAGATTTGTTATGGAATCCTGGATTGGTTCACGAATACAAAACGCACACGTCGTTAAAGTCGTACCGGCAAAACAAGAACGACGCTTTCTCTATTATTTAACCGAATACATTGCCGGCCCTACTTTGGCACAAATCATAAAAGAGCGAGCACCGCTTGATATTAAAGATGCTGTCGAATTACTTGAGGGGGTGATAAAAGGTGTACGTTCTTTTCATCGTAAAGATACCCTCCATCAAGATCTCAAGCCTGACAATATTGTACTAGCTACTAATGGTCCAGTAATTATTGACTTTGGCTCCTGCTTTGTTGCCGGTTTACAGGAAATGGCGCCTCCCTTTCAGCGAGATAAGGTATTAGGCACACTCGACTATTCCGCTCCAGAATATCGTTACGGTGGCAAAGTTAATGAAAAATCAGATCAATTTTCATTGGCAGCAATTCTTTACGAGATGCTGACAACACAATTACCTTACGGATCAAAATATGAAAAGGCCATGGATATTAAAGCATTTCAGCGACTAGAATATATTCCTGCACGCCGTTATAACCCCCTCGTTCCTGTTTGGTTAGATATGGCAATGGAAAAAGCGTTAACTATTCAACCATCCTCTCGTTATGGCTCATTGTCAGAATGGCTATTAGATCTAAAACGCCCCAACCCAAATTGGCTTACCGCTAAAGAAACACCTTTACTTGAAAAAGACCCACTTAAAGTATGGCAAATTTTTGCCCTCCTCGGCTGGGGTCTTGCAATTTATTTACTTGTGAGTGGCGTTTAA
- a CDS encoding Calx-beta domain-containing protein, with the protein MNYKHMTKLAYGRVKTKLIYTLFCSSILLSGCGGGDDVSRFSDDNIPSPVVDGITSGGDITPSAPGSDAATEEELQQLPDVSAGGRQFADPNVVVALRGSASAKAGATIVASNWRQLSGPAVEIPTPDQLESAIIVPDFQTESQLTFQLTVQDSAGRTNASTVTVFVSPFPAFARVSGGVINEVTQQAVFTVRLNAPQAMETSINYTTRDGTAEAGSDYQATEGVLVFAPGEVEQTVNVTIYDTNVEEGNEFFSLNISVLSEQSPSANSGNVLITNNPDSVAMTQNIAFTNVGPLVLTEGESSSNPIDPQTTPGTGDLSYSSSDDSIATVDQSGSVTAVGEGTATITATKAADPIFPLSVASYEVRVNSSLRPPAIDSISTAIVYQFNTAITPLSLMNNGDPIDSCSSSGLPTGLSVTALADGSACEVSGTPTVPQSPTQHTVTATNAAGSVDATITIEIPQIAPRLVSPTSSFTYVVNRAIPVLRFDNNGGPPANCTALANGLPAGLSVAITTDTFSCEISGTPTLATGVAEVYQINAANSLANSTGTVTITVAEAPPILEAPTAPLVYTINTPITPLTLNNTGGGSLTDCRASGLPRGLTISFAANDASCVISGTPTEIQASAAYTITAQGVAGSSSVDLDITVQDIVFTDSIDLPYNALSNPSVGIGLALSSGIARIDWNDGSPTVDATNQDLAQLRAAGFIRHTYTSTAAGNITISFSDGISSLIGIFGSSMPFVLDIFDSGPLAQANNLRELNFNSSLNQVRGSFSTLTSHHPNLEVLALSRGATLTGDVLDLPRNLTSLNLNISGNLTGALADMPRNLITLNIFNTPGDISGTTADFPPAVELVNLQSNNTINGNISAIPTSLRSMSISGQNEISGNVSEIPATLTQMNLNGVNIMAGNIEDLHPDVNSISINGRNQIAGNLDNIVNNTTINLSVSGLNQITGTTAGLPASVTSLTLGGQNTLSGNIQDFHSALVGLSLSGATMIVGGDITLMQSTTIRNVSISGSNTIFGDVANIPTSISSLTINGSNTLSGNIQDIHSNYFTFNVAGSNTIAGDLGLVQANSVSTFIVSGLNTIVNFATSPTWAPTRLIRFELQAGGSAAPGQPPIQGWDSATVDRFLIFLDTTITQTTQSSIARIIINRRFDSPRTQVSDAAVQSLTNKGYRTIITPTPPSVTVQ; encoded by the coding sequence ATGAACTATAAACATATGACTAAGCTTGCTTATGGAAGAGTAAAAACCAAGCTCATTTACACACTTTTTTGCAGTAGTATTTTGCTTTCAGGCTGCGGTGGCGGTGATGATGTATCTCGCTTCAGCGATGACAATATTCCCTCACCAGTGGTTGACGGAATAACCTCTGGTGGCGATATTACACCTTCTGCGCCCGGTTCAGATGCCGCAACAGAAGAAGAACTGCAGCAACTACCGGATGTATCCGCCGGCGGCCGCCAATTTGCCGACCCCAATGTTGTGGTAGCGCTTAGGGGGTCTGCCTCAGCTAAAGCGGGCGCCACCATAGTCGCCAGTAATTGGCGACAGTTATCTGGACCTGCGGTAGAAATACCAACTCCAGATCAATTAGAAAGTGCGATTATAGTCCCTGACTTTCAGACCGAATCTCAGCTCACCTTCCAATTAACAGTGCAAGACAGTGCGGGTAGAACTAACGCCTCCACGGTAACCGTATTTGTAAGCCCTTTTCCAGCCTTCGCCAGGGTCAGCGGCGGCGTGATTAACGAAGTTACGCAGCAGGCAGTATTTACTGTTCGTTTAAACGCGCCTCAGGCAATGGAAACTTCAATTAACTACACCACAAGAGATGGCACAGCAGAAGCGGGCAGTGACTACCAGGCCACTGAAGGCGTGTTAGTTTTTGCTCCTGGGGAAGTAGAGCAAACGGTAAACGTGACAATTTATGATACCAATGTTGAGGAAGGCAATGAGTTTTTCAGCCTCAATATTTCAGTGCTATCAGAGCAAAGTCCCTCTGCTAATAGTGGTAATGTATTAATTACTAACAACCCAGATTCTGTGGCAATGACACAGAATATAGCTTTCACAAATGTAGGCCCATTGGTGTTAACTGAAGGTGAATCTTCTAGTAACCCTATCGACCCACAAACCACCCCAGGCACGGGCGATTTAAGCTATAGCTCAAGTGATGATAGTATTGCCACTGTTGACCAATCTGGTAGCGTCACAGCGGTAGGAGAAGGCACAGCGACAATTACCGCAACCAAGGCTGCAGATCCTATTTTCCCTCTCAGTGTCGCCAGTTATGAAGTAAGGGTCAATTCGAGCCTACGTCCACCGGCTATTGACAGCATAAGCACGGCCATTGTTTATCAATTTAATACCGCCATTACTCCCCTTTCCCTAATGAATAATGGCGATCCCATTGATAGTTGTTCATCTTCTGGTTTACCTACTGGGCTAAGTGTTACCGCCTTAGCAGACGGCTCCGCCTGTGAAGTCAGCGGCACCCCAACCGTGCCACAAAGCCCCACTCAACATACCGTTACTGCCACCAATGCTGCTGGCAGCGTCGATGCAACAATTACCATAGAAATACCGCAAATAGCACCACGCCTAGTAAGCCCAACGAGCAGTTTTACTTATGTCGTGAATAGGGCAATACCTGTTCTACGCTTCGATAACAACGGCGGTCCACCCGCTAATTGCACAGCATTGGCCAATGGCCTTCCCGCCGGTCTCTCCGTTGCTATAACTACAGATACATTTAGCTGTGAAATTAGTGGAACCCCCACATTGGCAACAGGAGTTGCAGAGGTATATCAAATCAACGCCGCCAATAGCCTAGCCAACAGTACAGGTACTGTCACTATCACCGTCGCCGAAGCTCCACCAATACTCGAAGCTCCAACAGCGCCACTGGTGTATACCATTAATACCCCTATCACACCTTTAACACTAAATAATACAGGTGGTGGCAGCTTGACAGATTGCCGCGCTTCGGGCCTACCTAGAGGCTTGACGATATCTTTTGCGGCCAACGATGCTTCGTGTGTTATCAGTGGCACCCCCACGGAAATACAAGCCAGTGCAGCCTACACCATTACAGCTCAGGGAGTCGCCGGCAGTAGTTCTGTTGATCTGGATATCACGGTACAAGATATTGTTTTTACAGACTCGATCGACCTGCCATATAACGCACTTTCAAATCCTTCAGTGGGTATTGGTCTTGCTCTGTCCTCGGGTATTGCCAGAATCGACTGGAACGATGGCAGCCCTACAGTAGATGCGACTAACCAGGATTTAGCCCAGCTCAGAGCTGCAGGTTTTATAAGGCACACTTACACCAGCACTGCCGCAGGCAACATCACCATTAGCTTTTCAGATGGGATAAGCTCGTTAATAGGTATCTTTGGTTCTTCCATGCCTTTCGTACTAGATATATTTGATAGCGGCCCCCTCGCGCAAGCAAACAACTTACGTGAGTTGAATTTCAATAGTTCACTCAATCAGGTGCGTGGGAGCTTTTCGACCTTAACATCACACCATCCAAATCTTGAAGTACTAGCCCTTTCCCGAGGCGCAACGCTAACGGGTGATGTGCTTGACTTACCGCGTAATCTAACTTCATTAAACCTGAATATAAGCGGCAATTTGACGGGTGCCCTAGCAGATATGCCCCGCAACCTAATAACGCTTAACATATTTAATACACCGGGTGATATTAGCGGCACAACCGCAGATTTTCCACCGGCAGTCGAGCTTGTCAATCTACAGAGCAATAACACAATTAATGGCAACATCAGCGCGATACCAACGTCGTTAAGGTCAATGTCTATTTCAGGACAAAACGAAATCAGCGGTAATGTGAGTGAAATACCTGCAACACTTACACAAATGAACTTGAATGGAGTCAATATTATGGCTGGTAATATTGAGGATCTTCATCCAGATGTGAATAGTATCAGTATTAATGGTAGAAATCAGATTGCAGGTAATCTTGATAATATCGTGAATAACACCACTATTAATTTATCAGTATCTGGCCTAAACCAAATCACAGGCACGACCGCAGGGTTACCAGCAAGCGTCACATCGCTTACTCTTGGTGGGCAAAATACCTTGTCAGGTAATATCCAAGACTTTCACTCAGCCCTCGTAGGCCTCAGCCTAAGTGGAGCAACTATGATTGTAGGAGGTGATATTACGCTCATGCAAAGTACCACCATAAGAAATGTGAGTATCTCCGGCTCCAATACAATCTTTGGTGATGTGGCAAATATACCTACATCAATATCCTCCCTAACAATAAATGGTTCCAATACCCTGAGCGGCAATATTCAAGATATTCATAGCAATTATTTTACCTTCAATGTTGCAGGTAGTAATACCATTGCTGGGGATTTGGGCTTGGTACAAGCAAACTCTGTTTCAACATTTATTGTGTCAGGTCTGAATACTATCGTGAATTTTGCCACATCACCCACTTGGGCTCCTACAAGGCTGATACGATTTGAGCTGCAAGCTGGCGGCAGTGCTGCACCTGGCCAACCACCTATTCAAGGCTGGGATTCTGCGACAGTAGATCGGTTCCTTATCTTCCTGGATACCACTATTACACAAACGACACAATCCAGTATCGCACGTATTATTATTAATAGAAGGTTCGATAGCCCAAGAACACAGGTATCAGATGCTGCCGTACAAAGCTTAACGAACAAAGGATATCGAACTATTATCACACCAACACCGCCCTCAGTGACAGTGCAATAG
- a CDS encoding autotransporter outer membrane beta-barrel domain-containing protein: MTFSHIKRISGFALALLSTQVFAVAPTAVDDTRRIPVNSSITLNILANDFDADGDAINVEGVTQPANGTVVLNGDGSVFYTAPAGFSGDDTFTYTLGDNSTEGLTSTGTVTITVLDSNFPTTNMGGNDANLAGTLNGICDQLRGLNDAALGASQRQLLDQCNILETLRVNNPELLAEALNQLAPEEALSQMRAAVDSNRTQVRTVAQRVQQFKSANRSSGQTPHIVFNGRAWAQQNPRGAGASSDTSSIWSKLGIFANFQAEESERERSDLENGYESDTTSATLGADYFINQSLLVGSTISVADSELDYSNDGGKLESDLTTFTAFSAFFYQRFSFYVQAGYSWMDFDSRRLIRYGTSNLMVDQAVTSNTNGRQKILNTRADWEWNRKALRLTPFIRADYLDSEIKGFGEQGNGGLAMEIGDQNISQLTLSTGLQAAYTLNQSWGVWVPTLNVTFLSEAESDRDPVFSRFAADPSVSRGFTLNNDGGDTEFFQVSLGASAVFKHGFSGFAEYTETLGYSQLSASSLQLGIRYEL; the protein is encoded by the coding sequence ATGACTTTCTCTCATATTAAACGTATTTCAGGATTCGCTTTAGCTCTGCTATCCACGCAGGTGTTTGCAGTTGCACCGACCGCAGTAGACGATACTCGACGAATACCAGTCAACAGCAGTATTACTCTCAACATACTTGCCAACGATTTCGATGCCGATGGCGATGCCATCAATGTAGAAGGGGTGACACAACCAGCCAATGGTACGGTTGTATTAAACGGTGACGGCAGTGTTTTTTACACTGCACCAGCAGGATTCTCCGGTGACGACACCTTTACCTATACATTAGGAGACAATTCTACTGAAGGACTTACCAGCACCGGCACAGTAACAATTACCGTGTTAGACAGTAACTTCCCAACCACAAATATGGGGGGCAACGACGCTAATTTAGCCGGCACATTAAATGGTATTTGTGATCAATTACGCGGGCTCAATGATGCTGCACTGGGTGCCTCCCAGCGTCAGTTGTTAGACCAATGTAATATCCTAGAAACTCTAAGAGTCAACAACCCAGAATTGCTGGCTGAAGCACTCAACCAACTTGCACCGGAAGAAGCGTTATCGCAAATGCGTGCTGCTGTGGATTCAAACCGTACGCAAGTACGTACAGTGGCTCAACGGGTACAACAATTTAAATCAGCCAACCGATCAAGTGGTCAAACACCGCATATTGTATTCAACGGTCGGGCTTGGGCTCAGCAAAACCCTAGAGGTGCTGGCGCCAGTTCCGATACTTCGTCAATTTGGTCAAAGCTAGGAATCTTCGCTAACTTCCAAGCAGAAGAATCTGAACGAGAGAGAAGCGACCTTGAAAATGGTTACGAAAGTGACACCACCAGTGCCACACTCGGTGCAGACTATTTTATTAATCAATCCTTACTCGTTGGCTCAACTATAAGTGTCGCTGACAGCGAATTAGACTACAGCAATGACGGCGGTAAATTAGAGTCAGACCTCACCACATTTACTGCCTTTAGTGCATTTTTCTACCAACGTTTTAGTTTCTATGTGCAAGCGGGTTACAGCTGGATGGATTTCGACTCTAGACGCCTAATACGTTATGGCACCTCCAATTTAATGGTTGACCAGGCTGTCACGAGCAACACCAATGGCCGCCAAAAAATTCTCAATACCCGTGCAGATTGGGAGTGGAATCGAAAAGCCCTAAGACTTACACCTTTTATACGAGCCGACTATTTGGACAGTGAGATCAAAGGTTTTGGAGAGCAAGGTAACGGAGGACTAGCAATGGAGATTGGCGACCAAAACATCAGCCAGTTGACATTGTCAACCGGTCTACAAGCCGCTTACACCCTCAACCAAAGCTGGGGAGTATGGGTACCTACACTTAACGTGACATTTTTAAGCGAAGCGGAGTCTGATCGTGACCCTGTCTTCTCACGCTTCGCAGCAGACCCTAGTGTTAGCCGAGGCTTTACTCTGAATAACGATGGCGGCGATACCGAGTTTTTCCAAGTTTCACTGGGCGCTTCCGCCGTATTTAAGCATGGCTTTTCTGGTTTTGCTGAATATACCGAAACACTTGGTTACAGCCAGTTATCTGCCTCCTCACTGCAGTTAGGGATTCGCTATGAACTATAA